The stretch of DNA TGGGACCATTGTATCATAGTTTCACCTGACGCCGGGGGAGCCAAGGGGGTCACCTCGATTGCGGACAGGCTGAATGTGGAATTTGCCCTGATtcacaaagagaggaagaaagcaaacaaagtGGACCGGATGGTTCTGGTGGGCGACGTGAAGGACCGCGTGGTCATCCTCGTGGACGACATGGCTGACACGTGTGGCACCATCTGCCACGCCGCGGACAAGCTACTCTCAGCTGGAGCCACCAAAGTCTATGCTGTCCTCACACACGGGATCTTCTCTGGGCCAGCTATTTCCAGAATAAATAATGTCACCTTTAAGGCCGTTGTGGTCACAAACACCATTCCGCAGGAGGACAAAATGAGACACTGTCCCCAGATTCAGGTTATTGATATCTCGATGATCTTGGCAGAGGTGATCTGAAGAACACGCAATGGCGAATCTGTGTCTTACCTGTTCAGCCTTGGTCGCTATAGATCCCGGACGTGGGTATTTTGAGGCCACAACTTTCAAGTACATATAATTCCACTGTGGAAGttcatagtttatatattttgaggttcCCAAAGGTGACTTCAGGTTGAAACCTTCTGTGTAAATAATGATAATGCCTATGGACATTTGGGTAAAACTCTGTGTGCAGAATTAGCCTTTTGTTTCGGAGTGAATCTTAGAAAATTTATAATACcctgaattttgatttttttttcaagtaaccAGATGTCAAATGAACCATTGGGGTTATTGTGCTTAATGTGACCAAATTTTATGTGGCTTAATATGGCCACAGACACGTTTACCTTCTGATAAACATTAGCCATATCAGAGGCAATGTAGTTTGGTGTCTTTTTTGTTATTGCCACTTCTGGAAAACATGTTACAACTGTCACTTACCTGCAGTGTCACGTTCTGAAATTCCAAAATTTGTGTTCGGCAACAGATCTGATTGAGAGAGTGTCGAGATAGACCCAGTGAGCGGACTGGTGGCCCTCACGCTGTGCTCTGGCCATCCCGGGGGGACAGCTCTTTGAGCGGCTCCTGTCCCGCTGTCTTATTTTACAGCCTGGTTTTAGCTCTAGCTTTCACGTTGCCTTTTTTCCGAGAATTTCATGTTGTGGGTTTCCACCAAAGCACAGCCTCCCCTACGCCCCCTCAAACATACTAGTCtgattgttattttgtttttaacataataaaaaggTGAACTTTTGTGACAGCCACCAAATGCATATTTGAACATTCCATCCTCCATTTTAATTTCCTATGCCTTCGCCTTCTGTAATCAAAAGTAGCAAGTCTCCCAGTCAACTGATTATTTTAACTAAAACTGTTAAATGAACAATGTCGTTAAGGCTGATGAGAAAAGcataaataagtaagcattaattGGTCTATTAAGATCATGTTAACGCGGTGGCAGGTGCCTCTTGGAGGATGTTGTGAGTTTTGTTAGATGCACCTCGGTGCACAACCACCTGAATTTTTCAGCCCCAAAAGAGGAGAATCTGCCTCAGAGACAAAGCCCTGGTTACAGTAacagtctctccctctgctcaatCTCAAAACTCGAAGAGAGGAGACCCTCTGCTCTAGATTCTGCTGGTGGCAAAATCCAATCTTTAAGTCATTAACAGACTTGAACCACAATCTTTAAACTTTCAGACTTCACTACAGCAGAGGCCGAGATTTAAAAGGATCATTTTGGTCATTGCATTGTGCTGTACCTTAAAAAGTCTTCTGAGAAAACAGTGGTATTACAGCCTGTTAGCGTCAGCCCTACGATATGGACTGGCTCTATCTAGGAAGAGTTGACTTGAGATCTGGAAAGAGCCTGTTTCGATGTATGTGATTCTTAGTTTCAATAAATGAGTGCTAGCTCTTTCTGGGAATTTCTACACACAGGCAACTGAAAATGTAGTCATGTGTGCACGTGAGTAGACAGCCTAGGCATACTAGTGTAGACATGTCGACGTGACTGCAAAAAAGTTGATTTAAAGGTACTCATTTCACCTTAAGATGGACTCTAAGATCTAAAACTAGTTTTAAAatcttcacataaaaaaaaatctgcatagtCATTATCATGAACTGTTTGTTTCTCTCATTTAGCCtcactttttgttttcaagtacTTGTGGTACATTAACTGATTAGGCCAGACTTGGCCATACACAGTGGCAATGTAGTCCTTAACTGTTCGATGGTTTCACTTCAAGAAGGATGATGAAGGTGACCTCAGGAGTGGCCCGATCCCAGAACTTGGGTATCCCTTGCTGCTTGCCTGGAAACATTGAAGTGATGATGAATTGAAGTGATGATGAATTGAAGTGATGATGAATTGAAGTGATGATGAATTGAAGTGACGAATGAATGAGCCCAGTAGATTGGTTCTGTCCAACTCTGCTGAACGGGGCCGGACTCCCATATATCCAGCCAAAAGGGGAGCCAGAGAAATTCAGAAATACCAAAGCTGCCTATCTTCCAACTTAAATTATATCATTCAACTTACGGATGCTCATATTAGAACTTGCCTTTGTTAGATGTCAACTACGTTCaagaatatatcatttgcagtgCTTGAATTTGTTTAGAATATAGGATTTTAAGATTGTCCAACACTGTACTAAACCACATCAATAAAATCATGctactactttaaaaattttttattatacctTCAAAAAAGCTTTTTTCTGAGGGAAAAAGTAAAGTAAGTAAAATGGCTTAGCAGAGACTCTGAAGGGCTATTCTAGCCCAAAGTCCAACTCAACAGCTATTCCATCTTAATCAAATTGAacttggtgcacctgggtggctcagttggttaagcatctgacacttgatctcagctcaggtcatgatctcatggttcctgaattcgagccctgcttcaggctctgtgctgacagtgtggagcctgcttagaattctctctttccctctctctctctgtccctccctttctctcacccactctctctctctcaaaataagtattaaaaactTGTACTTAATCTTCTTACCCTGAATATTTTTGCTTCTGACCATTCCTGTGGTTTATCcagtaacattttctattttataagttATGCAAGAATCAATATTTTATAAGTTATGCAATTGCTTTCTTTTATAAGTTATGTAAGAATCAATATTTTATAAGCTATgcgatttctttcttctttgccaCTGATTTACAGCCACTGTGTTTTCCCTAACAACAGCTCAATCTTGGAATTGCCATTTCCTTTTGtgatttgtatgtgtgtttgtgtgtgcatgtgtgttcgCACCCAGGCCAGTTATGTTCCTCCCTCCACTGTGCATCCTGTggatgtttgaattttttaaagtattaa from Felis catus isolate Fca126 chromosome D3, F.catus_Fca126_mat1.0, whole genome shotgun sequence encodes:
- the LOC101082441 gene encoding ribose-phosphate pyrophosphokinase 2-like, with the protein product MVLVGDVKDRVVILVDDMADTCGTICHAADKLLSAGATKVYAVLTHGIFSGPAISRINNVTFKAVVVTNTIPQEDKMRHCPQIQVIDISMILAEVI